CTGAATGTGTAGCGAGTTATTTAAGATTTTTAATAGCGGGGTGGTTGAATTTCATCCGTCCGAGTTCCATCTAGCCGATCTTATAGTACATGGGAATCAGAGAGGAGCAACGTATTAGTTCTAGTCGGTATGTATTACTTTCTGATAGACATGTCTTCAGCTACTTCGGGTAATAATTCATTATTAGTACATGTTCTAGTTCTGATAGCTTAATTTCGACAAGAAAAGCCTAAGCAGGAGCAGACGTAGCAAGTCCTTTACCCATTCGCTTAATCTGACCACCATAATACACCTAATAGCCCCATTAGCAAACCCAACACACATCACACATCACGCAAAAAcaaaggagaaggaaaacTCACACTCTCAGCCCCCGCCCCAATGGCCTTTATCGGAAGTATCCTCACATACCACGGCAATCCCACCTTCTTCAACGGCAATCCCGCCTCCTCATCCGAAAGACTTTCATCCAGCAACAACTGCGGGAATTTCGGATTCACAGCAGCAGGGCGCCCGATACCGATTATATCACAGGCGTTTTGTTTAATGGCGTCCTCGGCTCCGGCACGCGTGCGGAAACCGCCGGTTAGCATTAGGATGAGGTTTGGGAAGCGGGTGCGGGTTTCGGTTgcgaaggagaggaagaaggctTCGCGGGCGGCGGTGCGGGTTGTTTGGGGGTTTTCTTGGGTGGTGGTGTAGCCCATCATCTATACAGGTTAGCATATTGTGTGgaagatggagggatggtGTTACCTTTGGGTCTGAGTAACTTCCACCGCTGACTTCGAGAAAGTCGATTTTGGCTTCTGTAAGCAGTTTGATCTGGGTCATTGTGTCTTCGAAGTTGGACGAGCTGTGGTCTGCAGAGTTAAGTTTGATGCCGATGGCGAAGTTTGCAGGGACGACCTTTCGGGTTTCGGTTATGATGTCCAGAACGAATTTGGTTCTCTTTTCAACGGAGCCTCCGTATTCATCTGTCCGGAGGTTTGTCTGTTGTTGTCAGTGTCAACTAGCTTTCGGTGTACGTGGATACCGTACCTTCGGGTTCAGGAATTGATCTATAGAGGTTAGCATCAACGAACACCCCAGCAAATAAAAGATCAGGGATAAGGAACATACCAATCAAATACCCATGCGCACCATGCAATTCCACCCCCGAAAACCCAGCATCAGCCATCAACCTCGCCGCATCCACAAACTGCCTAATCACACCCTCAACATCCCCACGCGTCATCTCCCTCGGCGCCGGAAAAGCAACCCTACTCATAACACACTCAACCCACCCCTCCCCAATCCTCAACGGAATCGCACTAGGCGCAATCGTCGACGCAAAAAGGCCTCGTTTGCCAGCGCCACGGAACGACTGGCGACCTGGGTGGCAGAGCTGGACGATAGCCGGGGTGCCGTGTTGCTGGCAGGCTTCTGCGTATTTGGCCCAGGATTGCACGAGGGTCAGGTTTTGCTCTTTGGTGGTGTAGGTGGAGGGTGGGGCGGGGTCGAGGGGGCTTCCTAGGTGGTTTATGTCGACTTGGACGTTTCCTGCTTCGTTATAGTGGCTGCGTCAGGGTTGGGTTGAGGGGGGTGGACTGACCGGTGAGGATAGCGCCCCATCCGCCTTGGCCCCATTAATTGTAGGCTTCGATTAGGTCGGGGGTTGGGTTGTGGTCCCAGTCGGCCAGCATTTCCGCCATTGCGGCCTGCATTATTAATCATTTTGACTAGTTATATCTTAAGAGAGAAGATCGCATACCTTGGCAAAGCGGTTAGGCAAGACCAACCCGCAGGGAAGTTTAACAGCATCGGTCAGGGGGGAGGGCATATTGACTTCCTGTGGCAGCTTTGATAACAAGGGATTAGAGAAACCGGAGGGCACGATCTATAAAACCCCCAAACACGACGATCGAGAAATAAACTAACTAACTCGGTGGAACCAACCTGCAGCTTAAGTACCGAGGCTGACACTGCCGGCGGAGAGATTCATGTCCCCATTTCCCCGGCGCTAAGCTTCTTTCCAGAACAAACCAGAATGGTCCAAGCTTAGATCTGGCTTTAGACGAATCGTTTGCCCGGTCAGAGGATTAAGCTATGGTGGGTGGATCGTCGCCGTTGAGGAGTCGGGGTTTTGAGTCTCACCGGTTTCACGTGATTCTGGCATATAGGGTCTAGACGACTACTCTTGGCGTGATCTGGTAAGGCTTGCGAGGTCTGGTGTTATTTAATGGATTGATAATCATCAAGAGGGGTATTTTAAATTGAATAATTTGCATTTGCCTTGGTTTTAAACAACGGCCATAAGTTCGGGCAATATATATCCGTCTCCGCAGGTATATTCTGAGTCCAAAGTGaacgtacagagtacaactaCTTGAACATAGTAGCGTCTGTATTTATTTAGAAACCAATGCTATAGGGTCCTTAAAATGATTACGATGACCCTAAGTAGAACTACAAAAAGCTACGCAAAGAGAAATCCTGTCCATGAATATCCACAACTTTTATTATCCAACATAGACGATCAATGCACACCTCCCAACCAAGACCAGTCAAGACTGGGAGTCATTATATAAACCAAAGAATGGGGTATAAGAGGAGTACACGCAGTGCACCCTCGATGCGAAAGGGAAGAAACGAAAAACCGGAAGAACGCTCGAAATCAAAATCGCCTGGACGAGCCAGTATTAGGaaaccaaaaagaaaaaaagaaagcccGAAATGAGGTGCAAGGACGCTTCACCAGAATATATGGATCCGCGGATAATGAGATGAAAAAGGGGGTTGCATGCCGCTTACAGCTTAGCGTTCTCATCGTATCCATTCAGAGCTGAGAACGAGCCCAGACTCGACAGCAGAGCGCCAACCTCTTTCTCCAGAGCGCGGACCTCGGTGTGAGGGTTATACATGCGAGCCTTGATCCAAGCGTCCAGACTCCCGTCGTTCATGGTGCGCAGGTTGGTCTCGCGGTCGACCTTGGCTTCCTGGGCAGCACGGATGACCTTACGGGCGACCACAACACTGACCTCGCGGATGCGGGTGATGTCGGGGTACAGAAGACCACGTTCGATCTCCTCAGCAGTCAGGGCCTGAGAAAGGGCCTCACCAGAAGCGTA
This sequence is a window from Aspergillus chevalieri M1 DNA, chromosome 5, nearly complete sequence. Protein-coding genes within it:
- a CDS encoding uncharacterized protein (COG:C;~EggNog:ENOG410PN40;~InterPro:IPR001155,IPR013785;~PFAM:PF00724;~go_function: GO:0003824 - catalytic activity [Evidence IEA];~go_function: GO:0010181 - FMN binding [Evidence IEA];~go_function: GO:0016491 - oxidoreductase activity [Evidence IEA];~go_process: GO:0055114 - oxidation-reduction process [Evidence IEA]); amino-acid sequence: MSRVAFPAPREMTRGDVEGVIRQFVDAARLMADAGFSGVELHGAHGYLIDQFLNPKTNLRTDEYGGSVEKRTKFVLDIITETRKVVPANFAIGIKLNSADHSSSNFEDTMTQIKLLTEAKIDFLEVSGGSYSDPKMMGYTTTQENPQTTRTAAREAFFLSFATETRTRFPNLILMLTGGFRTRAGAEDAIKQNACDIIGIGRPAAVNPKFPQLLLDESLSDEEAGLPLKKVGLPWYVRILPIKAIGAGAESVYYGGQIKRMGKGLATSAPA